The genomic segment GGAAGCCAATCCCGTCGACGACCTCATCTACCTCCGCGAGTTGTACCGCGAGGCCGGCAGCCGGCCCTCGATTTCCAAGAAGGGGGAAGAACTCGTCCACCTGTTCCACGAAGCGGAAGTGGCGACCGCGGAACTGGAAGCGGCCCTCCGCGCGAGCCCCGCCGAACCCGAAAAAGTTCAAGCTGCGCTCAACAGATCTCAGGCCGCGTGCGTGACCTGCCACATCAAATTGCGCGATTAATTGCATTTATTGCGCGGAAACCCCTGTTTTTGGGTCGGCGGGTCTCCGCGACTGCCGAGCCGGGAGCATTTATTGCGCGGAAACCCCTGTTTTCGGACCCGCGGGTTGCCACAGTTATCCCGTGTTCGGCGCGGGTCTCCGACCCCGCCGTCGCACGCCGCCCGAGACACCGACCGGAGGGGCACGCGCCGTGGGGCGGGAGACCTGCGGTCGGGCCGAACGGCGGGGTCGGAGACCCGCGCCGAGCGCCGGTGCAGGGGGCGATTGCGACCGGATGGTTACTCCACCTCAGCCGCCTAACTTATTTTCTTATCTCTGATCCGCGTTTATCTGCGTTCATCTGCGGCGAAAAATGCTTTTACGTTCCTTCCGCGAACACCATTCCGATCTTCTCCGCCACCTCACGGAGCCACGTCATCGCGGGCAACCCGTAGGGGCGGAACTTCTCGGGTCGCTCGGTGCCTTCTTCGAGGAAGAGGGCGCGGTTGCGACCGAGGCGACTCGCCAGCGGAGAGTCGATCAGGTGGCTGGAGTCGGACGCGCTCATCTGGAACAGGACGCGGAGCGCGAACTCCTTCAAGCCTTGACGGTCCATCGCGCGTTGCAGGTTCGTCAGTGAGTCGCACCACGCGATGACGTGGATGCTCAACGGCGGCCCTTCGCGCAGGATCGTCGCGAACATTTCGCCCGGCGAAGCCTGCTTTTCCCCCTTGCGGCCGAACCCGAAATCGTCCTCCGACTTTCGCAGTTCGCGGAGCCGGTGAAGTCCGTGGATGATCAGGTACTTCGGCGAGCGGTCGGCCGTCTCACCCTTTTGCCGGCGGTCGAGTTCACCGGCCACGGCTCCCAACGCCGCCTGCAGTTCGGACCGTTCGACCACCGACCCGGTCAAGCCGATCGCGTTGGCCGCGTTTCGTAGGTAGTCCGCGTACTCCGAGTCGTCCGGCGTGCCGTCGACCACGGTAAACGTCCGGGTGCTTCCGGGCGCCGCGGCGGACGGTCGGAAGCGGGCGGCGAGCGCGACGAGGGCGGCCGTGGCCAGCCCGAGCGCGCCTTCCTCGTGCTGCCCCAGCATCAGCATGTTCGCCGCCGACTGCGGGCGGAAGACGGCAGCGGTCGGGTCTTTGATGGCAATGGCCTCGCCGAGCCACGCGGTCGGCGGGCCGGCCGGGATCTGATCCGGGGCCGCCGCGAGCAGGCGGGATAGTGGGACGTTCCGCGACATGTCCGCGGCGCTGCTCCCCTCGAACACGAGCGGGGCGGGGTAGCCCTTGTCGGCCGCCCGGTCGCGCATGTTGACCAGGTAGCGCTCGCGGAGGTCTTCCGACAGCCAGACTACCTGGAACGGGTCGTTCCCTTCGACCATCCCGTTCGCGTCGTTGTAAATCGCCTCGCCGGGCCGGTTCAACAGACGGGCAGCCGTGTTGTCCTTGCTCAAGATTAGCTGCGCGTCCGCCTCGCTGCACTGGAGGGCGATGCGGACTGCCATCTGGTCGATGGTACTCCGGGCCAGCGAGAACGCGCCGCCGAGGGTCTGCGAACCCAGGATGACGTGGACGCCGAACGCCCGGCCCTGGCGGACCAGCCGGTCGAGCAACAGGGCGGCTTCCTGGGCAAGTTTGTCGTCCTCGACGAAGAACTCCTGGAACTCGTCCACCACGAACAGAATCCGCGGGGACCGGACGCCCGGCTTGGCTTCGCGGTAGCCGGCGAGGTCGTTGACACCCAGGTCGCGGAACGCGTCCCCGCGCTCGCGGAGGATGCCGTCGAGCCGCTGGAGGACGCTCAGGCCGAACTCCCGCTCGCTCTCGATGGCCACGACGCGGGCGTGTGGCAGCCGGAACTGCGCGTACATCTTGAATTCGACGCCCTTCTTGAAGTCGATCATGTACAGTTCGGCTTCGTCCGGGCTGTAAGTCAGTGCGAGGTTCGTAATCAGCGCGTGCAACAGGGTCGATTTCCCCGACCCGGTTTTCCCGGCGATGAGGCCGTGCTGGGCGGTCCCCCGGCCGAGCGACATGATCTGCCGGCGGGTGGCCCCGGCCCGGCCGATCGGGATCTCGAACCCCTTGGCCGCGCTCGCCGTCCAGACCTTGTCCGGCGCCGGGGCGATGTACTCGAACGGCACCTCGACGCGGGCCGCGTCCTTGCTCGCCTGCCCGACCTTGCGGACGATGGCGGCGACCGCGTCCGACGGGGGCGGGGCTTCGATAGCTAACGGGAACGCGGCCAGCGCCTCGTTCTGCGGGTGGAACTTCCCGTTGGCCCAGTTCAGGGTAAGCGCGACTTGCTCCAGGTCTTCCAGGCGGAAATCCCGCGGGAGGGTGGCCCGCGTGTCCACGCCGACCAGCGTGCAGACGCCGCAGGCCGGGCCGCTCGACATGATGCTGATGAGCCGGCGGGCGGCCGCCGGGCTGAAGTTGACCGGGAAGTTCGCGATCACCAGGACGCGGTACGGCTCGGCCACTTCGCCGGCCGCGCGGTTGTAATCCTCGATACTCTTGTACTGGTTCCGCAGGTACTTCTGGATCACGTTCTCCATGTGTTCGGTCAGGTCGGCGAGCTTGGTTTCGATCTGCTGCGGCTCGGTCCAGATCCGGCTCGTGACCAGATTCTCGTCGTAGTCCGCCAGGTGCATGAAGGCCGCGAAGTTCTCGCCCAGGCCGACCGGATCGATGATGGTGAACCGGACCTTGCCCGGCGGCAACCCCGTCAGGAACCGGAGCATCATCGCCTGGAGCGCGGCCACGCACGCCGGCCGGCCCTCGTCGCTCGCTTTGAGGAGGATCGCACACTTGTCGGGGAAGGGCAGGTACGCCGGCACCGCCACGTGGAACGGCTCGGGCGGGTCGAGCCGGGGGTCGTCCGGGCGGCCGTTTGGTAGGGCGAACAGGTTGACGTCGAGCGAGCCGTACCGCACGCCCGCGGGCACTTCTTTCGGCGGCGCGTAGCTCGAAGAAACGTTTGCCCACGCTGGGAACCACCCGGTGCCGAAGGTGGTCAGCCCGGTGCAGACGCCGCGGACCTCTTCCACCCCACCCTGCCACGCGGCGGACATCTGGTTCCACGCCTTGTCGCGTGACGCCTCGGCCGCCGCCGTCTTGTCGGCGAACCGCTTCTCGGCAGCCGCCACCTCGGCGTCGAACCGCTTGGTCGCGTAGGCCGCCGCCTTGTCGTACCGCTCGGTTTCCGTGCGCAGATCGTTGGTTCGGCCGGTCCCGAGTTCCTGGATCTTGGCGGCGTGGTCCGCGTCGATCTTGATGAGGGTCGCGGTGAGCCGCTTTTCGAGGTCCGCGATTTTCGGCTGGTAGTGGTCGTCGGTCTTCTTCTTGTTCGTCGCGTGCTGCTCGGCGACGAGCCGCTTTTGCTCGGCGTAAGTCTTGTTGGCGTGGGCGTCGAGGAGTTGGGTCGCGCGGTCGGCCTCGGCCAGGTAAACACCCAGGGCCATCCCGCGGTCGCGCACCTGCCGCTTGGCCAGCACGCCGACCAGGACGCGCAAGAACACCCCGCCCACGACCGCCCACGCGCCGATAAAAGCGAACTTAATGTTCATCGACTGGCTAAACAGCGGGATCACGACGGCGGCCGCCAGCAATCCGGCGAGGACGGCCATGCCAAGTGTGGGAACCACGCCGAGCAACTTGGGCAGGCTGGCCCGGTTCAACCGGTCGGAGGCGGCGTCGGCATCCTCCAGACACTTCTGCACCTTCCCGATCGGGTCGGTCGGGGTCGGAGGCGGAAGGCGGGCCGGGTCGAACGCGACCCGCTCCCGGGACAACCCGGTCCGCACGAGGACCGTCGTGGCCGTGTCCCACGCCGCCGCGACGTGCTTGGTCGCCGTGGCCACCGTCCGCTTCAGTTCCTGATACCGGTCGGTCGTTTCCTTCTCCGCGGCTTCGTACAGGGAGTCGACGGTCCAGATCTTGTCCTGGTATTCGGACCGGGCGGTCTTCAGCTGGGCGGAAAACTGGTCGACCATCTTCTTGCGGGTGTCGAGCCGCCCGCGGTCGGCGTCGGCGCGGGCGGTGTCGGACCGCGTGCCGATTTCCTCCATCGCCGTTTCGTGGGCGGTGAGGAGTTCGTCGTGCGCTTTCTTGCGCGCGGCCGCGAGCGTCCGCCGGGCCTTCTGGACCTCGCGGTCGGCTTCGGCGGCCGCCGCGTCGAACGTGTCGGACACCGACCGTTCGCCCGTGGAGCGGTCGCGGACGAGTTGTTGGAGCCGGGCGAGGGCCGTCCGCTGCTGGTCGAACAACGAATTGGTAGACATGGAGAACCCGGCCGCGTGTGAGGGGGAGGTCATGAAGAAAATTCGCAATCCTGCCGGATCTGCGTGAACAGGACGGCGAGCTGATCGACCGCGGCGAGCGCGCCGGATACCGCGTCGTCGAGCGGTTCCCACACCTGCTGCTCGAATTCGAGCCGGGTGCTGTCGTTCCAGATTTCGGTCGTGCTGTCCCACCGCGCGCGGGCGGTCTTTTGGGCGTCGTACAGTTGGCCGCGGTTGCCGCCGAATTTCATGACAGACCTCGGGGAAAAGGATTCCGGCCGCCGCGTCAATCGTGTTTCACTTCCGCGTACCGTTCCAGGGCTTCGATCCGGCGGGTCAGAAGGGCCGCGCCGCGGGTGAGGTCGCCGTCCAGAAAGAGTTCCAGGCGGTGGCCGTGCCCGGAATAAAGTTCGTCAATCTGCTTCGGAACCCGGGCGAGCCACGTCCGGCACGTCCGCACTTTCTCCTCGGCATGTTCCAGCCGGGCCTTCGCGCGGCGGAGGTTGCGTTCCTGGAGGGTGGTATCCGGCTCGCGGCCGTCGAACCCGGCGAACTTTCTCGCCGACAGCTCGGCCTTGGCCTGCGTCACTTCTTCTTCACAGTCGCGAACGGCCCGCTGCCATAACGAGAGTTGATCCGAGATCCAGTCAATCCCGCGGCGGATTTCCATGCGGATGCCGCCCAGCGCCTCGGACGCGTCCGACTTGTAAAGCGCGAGCGCGGCCAACCACTCACGGAGCGCGGGAATCGAAGTCACATCGGCGCCTGCGTCCATAAGCCCCCTGGAATTTAGTCATCAAGTCGTCAAGTCATCAGGTCATCAAGTCGAAATTCATCCCCGGTATCCGCGATTGACGGTCAGGCCGGTAATTTCCCTGTCACCAAACCGGCACGACTACCGCCGCGAAATCTTCCGACTTGAAGACTTGATGACCTGACGACTTGATGACTGCTACCTCTGCGACAGGTATTCTTCGATCCGCTCCGCCTTCCGTAGCAGGAACGGGATGAACTCGCTGGACACTTCGCTCAGCCGCTCGTGGTTCTTGAGGGCGATCTCGAATTCCTGCTTAAACTTTTCGTACTCCTGGTCCCGCCAGCTGTCGCCGAGGGCGACGTACTGGCCGTGAAGACCGGCCAGGGCGGCCTGGAGTTCGCCGCAGAATCGCTTCAAATTATGCGCGAACCGGCGGAGTTCGGCGGGATCGGCAACGGCTTGGGCCACGGCACAGCCCCCTTTCGGCGATGTTCGGTACGGTCGGACGTGACGAACGGACGGAATTCCCCTCCACGGATTATAACCCACCGGAGAAGTCCGGCGTTGGCGAATCGCCGTCCGTAGTCAACTTGATAACCGTCCCCTCATACTCCAACTTATCCAATTTTTCGGTCAATTCGCTCCGCAGCCCGTCCCGTTCGACCTGGAGCGAGTGCGTGTCGCGGTCGATTTCTTCGAGCCGGTCTTCCTGCTGGGTGAGGGTCCGGACCAACCGCTCGCGTAACTCTTTCTCGGAGGGGCGGTCCCCGAGGGCGGCCAGGTTTTCGCGAATCCGCTTTTGCTCGGCGTGGATCTTCTCGCGCTCTTTCTGGAACCGCTGGATTTGTTCCTGGGCAGCCGCATCCCGCTGGCGGGTCTCGAAAATCGCGCGGATCGCCTGGGCCACCTCCTTGTCGAAATACTTCCGTTCGAGCCAGTAGCCGAGGACGGTGTCCGTGCTGTCGATCAGTCCGACCTTCTCTTCGATCGGTCGTTGGGCGTGGACGAGGAGTTTCGTGGTCGTTTTCGGGGGGAGGGTGATCTTGAGCCGCCAGTAGTTGTCCGTGATCTCGTGGGGCTTCGCCGGCTCGACGAGGTTCCAATCGGGGCCGCCACGCGGGTGGTCGACGTACAGCACCTGCTCCTTGTCCGCATTGCCGACGAACGTGTACGTCGTGATTTGCGACTGGGCGGAGTAGAGCTGGACGGTGCCCCCGCGGACCAGGACGCGGGTGACGCGCTCGGTCTGGATGTTCGATTTGTCGGTCGCGCGGACAGCCAACTCCACAGCATACCCGACGAGCCGCTTCTCGCCCGGCTTGAGCGTGTCGAGCATCGCCTCGCCGACGTAGCTCCCCGCGTCGAGGACCGTGACCGGCCCGCCTTCGAGCGTCAGCCCGGTCGTGTTCTCGAACTCGACGCAGCGGATCGGGTTCTCGGGCCGCGCGTGCTTCTGGTACAGCAGGACGGCCCGCCCGGCGAACGGTTTCAGCACGATCGGAACGAGCGCGGACTGATTCCGCCGCACCGTCACCGGCTTGTCGATCGTGTACTCGAACAGGTCGCCGACTTGCCGCTCGCGGGTTTGGGTGGCGACGGAAGAGACGCCGGATGGACGAAGCATAGCAGACGCACTGGCCTTTCCCCTGTGACGCTTGATTCGCCCGGCGAACTGGGCCTGTAAAGTGTGAGACGACGTGATATGCGACTCGCTTGCGTGTTCTGCATCAGATCCGTCGTCATCGTCCAGAAGTTCGAATTCCTCTCCCGTCTCCGCCATCGGAGGCAATACGCCGGTTGTTTCCTGAACCGCGACCACCGGCCGCTTAATGTACCGCGGCGTGTAGAGGTCGTGCGTGAACGACACCGGCAGCCCGGCCACGAGCGTCAGGTCGATCAGGTCCCAGTCTTCGTCCGACGTATTGTCCACGACCGCCCAACCCTGAATGAGTGACCGTGTGTGTCCTTCGCCGTTTTCCGGCGGTGATGCGGCGGCCGTCTCATCGAGCGGTTCGCCCAGGAGCATGCGATACGTCGCCTTCCACACTGGGGCTTCGAGTAGATAACTCACCCGCAGCGTCCGCTCGCCGGTTCCCTGGGTGAATAGGGTGAACGTCCGAGCGTCTTTTTTTTTCGACGCGAGCTGAGTTTTGAGGTAGTAGTCGAGATCGCGGCGGATGCCGTCGTCGAGGATTTGTACATCGAGATCGAACAGGTCGAACGTGCGGACGTCCCCGCCATCGCCCAGGACGGACACGCGGACCTGCTTCGCCACGCCGGACGGCGTCCGCGTTTCCACCGTGTCGATGCCGAGGAGGACGCCCTGGGTTTGCCCGGCCGCCGCGGTCGGCCGGACCGCCACCCGCGCCCCTTTCAACTGCGGCAGGAGGGCGACAAGGCTGCCGCCATCCGGGATGTTGATGGCGATCTCCGCCAGGAGTTGCTCCACCGGCGTGGTCGAGTCGTAAGAAACGGCCGACACCACGCCGCCGTTGGCGTCGAGGACGGTGAGCGACTTCAGGACGTCGCTCACCTCGCGCTGCTTGAACGTAAGGGTCACGGCCTGGTCGCCGGTGACGGTCGCTTCCCGCTCGAAAAACCCGACCCCGTGCTTGTACAACACGACCCGGCGGATCGGCAGTGTCGACATGAAACGGACTCCCAACGAGTGCGGCGGAAGAGAGATGCGCCGTGCGGCCGGCGTCTTCGATATACTGTATGACAGTCGCGGCACCACCCTCTCCCCTCCGAACCGCCGCTACCGTCTTCGACCGA from the Fimbriiglobus ruber genome contains:
- a CDS encoding FtsK/SpoIIIE domain-containing protein; translation: MSTNSLFDQQRTALARLQQLVRDRSTGERSVSDTFDAAAAEADREVQKARRTLAAARKKAHDELLTAHETAMEEIGTRSDTARADADRGRLDTRKKMVDQFSAQLKTARSEYQDKIWTVDSLYEAAEKETTDRYQELKRTVATATKHVAAAWDTATTVLVRTGLSRERVAFDPARLPPPTPTDPIGKVQKCLEDADAASDRLNRASLPKLLGVVPTLGMAVLAGLLAAAVVIPLFSQSMNIKFAFIGAWAVVGGVFLRVLVGVLAKRQVRDRGMALGVYLAEADRATQLLDAHANKTYAEQKRLVAEQHATNKKKTDDHYQPKIADLEKRLTATLIKIDADHAAKIQELGTGRTNDLRTETERYDKAAAYATKRFDAEVAAAEKRFADKTAAAEASRDKAWNQMSAAWQGGVEEVRGVCTGLTTFGTGWFPAWANVSSSYAPPKEVPAGVRYGSLDVNLFALPNGRPDDPRLDPPEPFHVAVPAYLPFPDKCAILLKASDEGRPACVAALQAMMLRFLTGLPPGKVRFTIIDPVGLGENFAAFMHLADYDENLVTSRIWTEPQQIETKLADLTEHMENVIQKYLRNQYKSIEDYNRAAGEVAEPYRVLVIANFPVNFSPAAARRLISIMSSGPACGVCTLVGVDTRATLPRDFRLEDLEQVALTLNWANGKFHPQNEALAAFPLAIEAPPPSDAVAAIVRKVGQASKDAARVEVPFEYIAPAPDKVWTASAAKGFEIPIGRAGATRRQIMSLGRGTAQHGLIAGKTGSGKSTLLHALITNLALTYSPDEAELYMIDFKKGVEFKMYAQFRLPHARVVAIESEREFGLSVLQRLDGILRERGDAFRDLGVNDLAGYREAKPGVRSPRILFVVDEFQEFFVEDDKLAQEAALLLDRLVRQGRAFGVHVILGSQTLGGAFSLARSTIDQMAVRIALQCSEADAQLILSKDNTAARLLNRPGEAIYNDANGMVEGNDPFQVVWLSEDLRERYLVNMRDRAADKGYPAPLVFEGSSAADMSRNVPLSRLLAAAPDQIPAGPPTAWLGEAIAIKDPTAAVFRPQSAANMLMLGQHEEGALGLATAALVALAARFRPSAAAPGSTRTFTVVDGTPDDSEYADYLRNAANAIGLTGSVVERSELQAALGAVAGELDRRQKGETADRSPKYLIIHGLHRLRELRKSEDDFGFGRKGEKQASPGEMFATILREGPPLSIHVIAWCDSLTNLQRAMDRQGLKEFALRVLFQMSASDSSHLIDSPLASRLGRNRALFLEEGTERPEKFRPYGLPAMTWLREVAEKIGMVFAEGT
- a CDS encoding WXG100 family type VII secretion target codes for the protein MAQAVADPAELRRFAHNLKRFCGELQAALAGLHGQYVALGDSWRDQEYEKFKQEFEIALKNHERLSEVSSEFIPFLLRKAERIEEYLSQR